Proteins encoded together in one Porites lutea chromosome 2, jaPorLute2.1, whole genome shotgun sequence window:
- the LOC140928147 gene encoding uncharacterized protein: protein MIRHPSSVIIAGPSGSGKSELVEQWLRDLNVFQVPPKKIVYAYDRWQPRFERMQKKEGIQFHRGLPDPRHLTQWFGRTRGGVLVLDDLMEEGGQDKRVLDLFTKDSHHRNITVLYLTQDLFPPGKFAKTINRNAHYIVAFKNPRDQTGIRTILLQAFPDRWRQVLRLFKRITSRPFGYLMLDVHPASDDRYRLWSHLTRREGKAQVHTLPVDVPAVRKRAATRTRPGPSAKRRRTTT from the coding sequence ATGATTCGACACCCCAGTAGTGTGATTATCGCGGGCCCGTCGGGCAGCGGCAAGAGCGAGTTAGTGGAACAATGGTTACGGGACCTCAACGTGTTTCAAGTCCCACCCAAGAAGATCGTCTACGCGTACGACCGATGGCAACCCCGGTTTGAGCGTATGCAAAAGAAAGAGGGAATTCAATTTCATCGCGGGTTACCGGACCCCCGTCATTTAACCCAATGGTTTGGCCGGACGCGTGGTGGCGTGCTGGTCTTGGACGATTTGATGGAAGAAGGGGGACAGgacaaacgcgtgttggatTTGTTCACCAAAGATTCTCATCATCGCAACATTACCGTGTTGTATTTGACGCAAGATTTATTCCCACCGGGTAAATTTGCCAAGACCATTAATCGCAACGCGCATTACATTGTGGCCTTCAAGAACCCCCGGGATCAAACGGGTATACGCACCATTTTACTGCAAGCCTTTCCCGACCGATGGCGTCAAGTCTTGCGCCTATTTAAACGCATCACGTCCCGTCCCTTTGGCTATTTGATGTTGGATGTGCATCCAGCGTCGGATGATCGGTACCGATTGTGGAGTCATTTAACGCGCCGAGAAGGCAAGGCGCAAGTCCATACTTTGCCCGTGGATGTCCCTGCCGTTCGAAAACGAGCTGCAACGAGAACTCGCCCGGGTCCGTCGGcaaagagaaggcggacaacaaCGTGA
- the LOC140928274 gene encoding probable bifunctional dTTP/UTP pyrophosphatase/methyltransferase protein, producing MSETKKFQVPSPMPEKLYRLIDGFRLSKALFAACELEVFDKLRSASSPQSADDITKALSSDLDATTRLMDTLVAMELLEKSKQGDQWLYNNSEMATKFLTTDSLNSHLDLIALTNKTTYPIFENLETAVLEGTTQWKKTFGMSAEDWFPNICNTEEAKLQFMGAMHCNSLYGSYATAKAIDLSAYRSCCDLGGAVGTLAYAFCQVYPEMKITVCDLEPAVSLAHHFRPSVEACPNQANVSFAVGDFFKPETIPKAELYVLSHVLHDWSEDKVDLILSNVYKCLTSAFLP from the exons atgagcgagacaaaaaaatttcaagttcCTTCTCCTATGCCAGAGAAGCTTTATAGGCTGATAGACGGTTTTCGTCTGTCTAAAGCGCTATTTGCAGCATGTGAATTGGAAGTCTTCGACAAACTGCGATCCGCATCCTCACCACAATCGGCCGACGATATAACAAAGGCATTGTCCTCCGATCTTGACGCCACTACACGTCTCATGGACACCCTTGTAGCAATGGAATTACTAGAAAAATCCAAACAGGGTGACCAGTGGTTGTACAATAATTCTGAAATGGCTACTAAATTTCTCACCACAGACAGCCTGAATTCGCATCTGGATTTGATCGCACTTACAAACAAAACGACATATCCTATCTTTGAAAACTTAGAAACCGCCGTTCTTGAAGGAACTACGCAGTGGAAGAAGACGTTTGGAATGTCTGCAGAAGACTGGTTTCCCAATATTTGTAACACCGAAGAAGCCAAATTACAGTTCATGGGGGCCATGCATTGTAATTCACTCTATGGAAGTTATGCTACTGCTAAAGCCATTGATCTAAGCGCGTACAGAAGCTGCTGTGATCTAGGAG GGGCTGTGGGCACTCTCGCCTATGCTTTCTGTCAGGTCTACCCCGAAATGAAGATAACAGTCTGTGACTTGGAGCCAGCCGTGAGTTTAGCCCATCACTTCCGACCATCAGTTGAAGCTTGCCCAAATCAAGCCAATGTTTCCTTTGCGGTCGGCGATTTCTTCAAACCTGAAACCATACCAAAGGCTGAATTGTACGTGTTGTCTCACGTTCTCCACGACTGGTCAGAGGATAAAGTTGACTTGATTCTTTCAAACGTCTACAAGTGCTTAACCTCAG CTTTTTTACCTTAG